ATTGATACTTTTATCTCTGAACCGGATAAGGGCATGTACGACGCTATTAATAAAGGAATTAAAGCTTCCACAGGAGATATTGTTGGGCTGATTCATGCGGGTGACAGGCTGTTTGATGAACATGTAATCGGAAAAATCGCCAATCATTTTTCTGAAAATGAAATTGATGCTTCTTATGGCCAAAGCGTACTTGTTGGTGATGATGACCAGCCAGTACGGGTGAACATCAGTCCTGAGTTCAGCAAATCACTTTTTAAAATTGGGTGGATGCCATCGCATCAAAGTATTTATATCAGGAGGGAAATCTTTGATCAACTGGACTACTACAGAACTGATCTTGGAGGAAGTGGAGATTACGAATTTGTTCTGCGATATTTTTACTTCAATGATCTAAGAGTAAAAAGGCTGGATGAATATATCATCAGGTTTTCTATGGGAGGCAGAAGTACAAGCAACTATCACAAAATTCTCAAGACACAGATGGTACATGTAAATTGCTGGAAATTGAACGGACAAAGTCCTCCTATTTATATGGTACCATTAAAATTGTTAAGGAAAGTACCACAATTTTTGAGAGCCTTTAAAATGAAACTTAAGAGTGCTTAATTACAAGAGGGCTTTGCAAAACCGGTCTTTTGCCCAATATCGACGTTATCGATTGGTTGAAATCTCACCCCGAGCTTTCGGGACTGCGGTTTCAACCTCACTCTGGGTTTGACATTGAACAAAATCCCTGGTATTGCAAAGCCCTCTACAAATCTGCTAAATGAATAGTTGAATTTTTTTTATACCTTTTAAAAGTACTGCTCCAATCAATTTATAGTGTATTATTTTTCTTAATACGCAAGACAACTGATCTATGACCCCGAAAATTCGCCATGCTACTGATGAAGACAAAAAGATGATTCTCGATCTCTTAAATAAAGTCTTCAGTTCGCAACAGCGATCGGAAAATCTCAGAGATGACAGATATTGGAAATGGAAATTTATAGATAGTGTATTCGGAGATTCAATATTAACAGTTGCTGATGTTAATGGTGAAATAGTAGGGTTTGATCACTTGTGGCCATGGGAATTTTGTTACGGTGATCAGATAGTTAAAGCTGTACAGCCTTGTGATGCTGTTGTTGATGAAAAATACAGGGGAAAGGGATTATTCAAGAGAATGAGAAATTTTGGCTTAGCTCAAGCTGAAAAAAAAGGAATTCAGTTTGCTTTTAATTTCCCAAACATGAATAGTTTACCGGGTAATCGTTCAATCGGAGCAAAATATCTCGGCAAAATCACATGGTGGGTCAAAATATTGCATCCATTGAATATAGTGATGGGAGCTGTAAGCGATAAAAAATCGAAGGCTCTGGATATGCCAGATCACTATACATTAAAACCAGATTTTCTTGATGAATTAGCATTGAGTACAAGAACGGAAATTAATTCAATTCAAATACACCGTAAAAAAAGATTTCATCACTGGAGATACCTGGAGCATCCAACTCGATCGTATGGAATGATTCGTGTGAAAGTGAAGAAAAAGAGTACCGCTATTATTTTCACTGTAAACCAAAAAGGTTCCACCCGTGAAATGGTGGTTGTCGATATTGTGGGTGATAACATTCAGAAATCTGAGATCGTAAAATATATAGTAAAAGCGGGGCGGGATGTAAAAGCCGATTTCATAGCTGTAATAGATAACCATGAGTACCGATTGGAAAACTTATGGATGAATGGATTTATAAAGAAAAAACTGAAAAACATGGTAGTCTTCCCATTAAATTCAAAATATGCAGAGTTGGCAGGCTCCTATAAAAACTGGACCCTTATGGCCGGTATGCATGATTCTATTTAAAAACTTCCAGAATAATTATGATAAATGAATCATCACTAAACAGTAAAAATGATAGCAAGAACAGCATAAATCTTGTAATCAACGCCGGGTCAATTTTTAAGGGAGGAGCAGAACAGGTTGTACTTTCATTTATCCATGAATGCAAAAAATGGAGTGAAAACGAATACCATATTCTTCTTCGTGATAATATCAAATCACAGCTCAATACCAGTGATTTCCCGAGTAATTTTATTTTTTATGATGTGGAACAAAGACCGGGTTCTGGGCTCGTTCGATACATGAAAGAGATGCGCAGATTTAACCGCCTTGAAAATAAAATCCGACCGGACTGTGTAATTTCAACAGGGGGGCATGGGTACTGGAGGTCCAGTGCACCGCTGGTTGTGGGTTTTAATATCCCTCATTTTATCTATCCCGAATCGCCATATTTTAAACGATTATCTATTTTCAGGCGCATATTCTGGGAAATGAAAAAAAAGATTCATTTCTATTTTTATGGGCGATCCGATGCCATGGTGGTTCAAACGGATGATGTAAATAAAAGATTAAAATCCCGGTTTCCTAAAATTCCTATTTATACCGTTTCCAATACGGTAAACAGTTGTTTTCGTAATCCGGAATTTTTTCCTGAGAAACTGCCGAAGAATAAGGAGGGAGAAATCAGACTGCTTACACTCAGTTCGTGGTATGCTCATAAGAATATTGGTGTCATCCGAAACCTTATTGAGATTTATAAAAAGAAAGGTATTAATCACATAAAGTTTGTATTAACATTACCAAAGGACATATTTGAACGTGAATTTCCTGCAAATTACAGGGATATGATTTATAACATTGGCCCCGTACCCATAAATGAGTGTCCCTCACTTTATAAAGAGTGCGATTTTATGTTTTTGCCCACACTTCTGGAATGTTTTTCTGCATCCTATGCGGAAGCGATGATGATGGAAAAGCCTATTCTGACCTCCGACCTCGGTTTTGCTCATACCGTTTGCGGAGAGGCAGCACAATATTTCGATCCTGTAGATCCCGAGGATATATTTTTAAAAATTGATGAACTTGTACATGATCCTGAAAAACAGGAAAAACTTATACAGACCGGAAAGGAGAGGCTGAACCAGTTTAATACCTCAACTGAAAGAGCCTCTGAATTTATTTCAATCTGTAAGAAACTTGCATCAAGTGGAAGGTAATATGAAATCGGCGTTTACTGTGGATGTAGAAGACGGAATCAGCATCGCAATGAGAGACGCTTTTTCTGTTGAATCACCGCAGACCGACAGAGTGGTCCATCTGACCGAAAAAATTCTGGAGCTGTTAAGTCGGCGTGGAGTGAAGGGCACATTTTTTGTATTAGGTGTGGTTGCTGAAGAATTTCCGGAACTGGTGAAGAGAATCGCATCTGAGAACCATGAACTGGGTGTTCACGGGTACGACCATTTGCAGTTTTTCAGAATGACCCGGGATGAGGCCTTTCAGGAGTTGAATAGCGCAAAAAAACGGATTGAAGATATCTCTGGAAAGGCGGTATATGGTCATCGGGCTCCTGCGTTTTCCATTACCCCAGAGACGAAGTGGGGCCTGGATGTTATTGCAGAAACGGGCTTTGAATATGACAGCAGTATTATGCCAATCAGCGGTATCCGGTATGGCTGGCCGGGGTTTTCTGAGACTATTTGCAAGATAAAAACTCCGGAAGGATATGATCTTACAGAGGTACCCATGTCAGTTGTGAAGCTTCCGGGCCGCAAAATTCCGGCATGTGGCGGAGGATATCTGCGTCTATTTCCGGAATGGATCACTAAAAAAGCGTTTGATTTGATTATTAAAGAACGTCCCGCTATTGTTTATATTCATCCCTATGAACTGGACACCGAGAGATACCCGGAATATTATTTTGATGAATTGAAAAAATCAGGGTTTTTACGGCGGAACAAGATGAAATCGATGTGGATCAACAGAAAGTCAGTCTACCCCAAACTCTCGTCACTTCTTGAAAAATATGAATTTGAACCGTTGATAAATATAGTAAGGAGCAGAAAACCCGGTGAGGTAATACAGATATGATTCGAAATCTGAAAAGAACCATTCTTCTAAACGCCAAAAACCTGGTTGGCTGGCGCACCAAACGGAAGATCGTGGTGATTTCCGTGGATGATTACGGTAATGTGCGGCTCAATTCCAAACAGGCCCGCGAGGCGATGGACCGGGAGGGCTCGAAGGTGATGAACCGGTTTGACGCACTGGATACGCTGGAAACCCGCGAAGATCTGGAGATGTTATTTGAAGCGCTGCAGTCTGTAAAAGATAAAAATGGGCGTCACGCTGTTTTTACACCATTTGCCATGCCGTGTAATATCAATTTTGAAAAAATGGCGGAGACGGGATATAGCGGCTATTACTCAGAACTACTTACCGAAACGTATGAAAAATTAGCTGCCCTGCAGCCGGATGCATATCGCGGTACATGGGACCTGTGGAATGAAGGAATAGAATGGGGAATTATGGTGCCGTTGTTTCACGGACGGGAGCATCTGAACCTGAAGCTGTTTGAAGAAAAGCTGGCGAAAGGTGATAAAGAGCTTCTCACGGCGCTGAAAAACCGTTCCTATACCAGTATCTCTTCAGGTGAATATGAAACCATCTCCCCGATGGCCGCTTTTGATTTCTGGGAATTTGAAGAGAACGAGCGATTTAAAGAGGTGATCCGGGACGGACTGAATGCTTTTGAAACCGTGTATGGCTACCGGTCCAATCATTTTAACCCGCCCGGCGGACGGGAGCACCCGGTGATTCATAAAACGCTCAAAGAGTGTGGAGTAAAATATCTCGATACACCGCTGATTAAGACCGAGCACCAGGGGAAAGGAACCTATAAAAAAGTGGTGAACTACACCGGGAAAACGAACGGTGAAGGGCAGACCTACATGGTGAGAAATGTAGTATTTGAACCGACAGATGACCGTGGTGTGAATTGGGTGAATTACACACTCAAGCAGATTGAAGCCGCATTCCGATGGAACCGGCCGGCGATTATCAGCTCGCACCGCGTAAACTTTTGCGGACATATTGATCCTGAAAACAGGAAAGCGGGGATCGGGGCACTTACAAATCTATTGCAGGAAATTGTAAAGCGCTGGCCGGAAACGGAGTTTATGGCTGCAAATGAACTGGGGGATTTGATATCAGGCTGATGGAAGTTGCCAGAAACAGAACTGGTCCTACTGAACTAAGTGGATAATGTAATTGAACATATTACAGATGAGTAACTAATCAAAGTCCGGTATGACAGTACTGATGATAATGTTCCTTGTTGTACGCCCTTTTTGACAGTATCAGCCGCTTTTTTTGTTCAATTTTAGAATCGAACTCAGGTTTTTACTTGAATCGCATTGTTTGAAAATAATCGAGCGATTCGAAATGAATGAATCCTACCCTGGCAGGCATAGACTCTAAGCCTGCCAGAAGGGCAATGCAAACCCGATGCCTGCCATCCGGCCCCCAGATAAGTCTGCCGTCTTTAGCCACACTTATTTTTACTAAGTCACTGTGTTTATCACTCATTTTCCGGGTACTTTTTACTTCTTCAAATATTTGATCCAGCTTTTCATATCGTTCTTCTAATTCTTTAATTGTATTGAATCTGCAGGGTATTCCATTGTTCAAACACTCAACATAAAATTGGTATAGTTCTGTTTCTTCCCAACTGCATCCATGAATCCATCTACGTTTACAGCTTTTAAAGAGCTCAAGATTCTGGAAGTTTACATATTCAACATCCTTTGCTTTATCCCATTCATAATGGATTACAGCCCCTGAACTATAACCAGTAAAAAATTGAAAGCTTGACGCTGTCTCAACATCCATGTGGCCACAAATTTTTGTTGGGTCTATAGTTATGATTTCGTCAGGAACAGGTGCTAAATTTCCAATTTTCGAATGAAGAATTTTAGTTTTATATAAATTTATCTTTCTGTTTACTGCTTTAGAAAGAGAGCCATTATAAATATGATCAAAGGTTCGTTTTACAAGCATTTTGGCCAAATTCTCCGGATTATTTAATTGATTAACGGTTTTTACTCTGAAAACAGAGTATGCAGGATTAGTAATTTGTGAAAATGTCTGATGTTTGTAGAAACTTGTCATTCAATGCTGTATAAAGCACTTTTTTAACATTACTGGTTTTACAGCATAACCAGATTTTATTTTCGGCTCATTTAACCAAATTATTAGTTTGAAATATCTAAAAATGGTTTCAACCTGAGGTTTTTGTTAAATCAGGAACCCAAAAGTCCCCTTAATCCCCCCTTTATAGGGGCTGTGAGAATTTTGCATATCATTCGTTAGCATTCATAATTTATTAAGGTATTAAAGCTTGTATTGAAGCTCCCCTCCCTATCAAGTCCCGTTAGGGCGCGATAGGGAGGGGCCGGGGGTGGGTCAGCAAGCCTGGGAGTTATGATAATGGTAGTAATTTTAACTTATTTAAGTCCATTTTCTATGGAGAATAATCTTCTTCTCACAACCATTTTTAGGGGAGACTTGATACCGAATAAATAAAATATATTATGAATTGAATCTCAGGTTCTAAGAATCGAATTCAGGTTAACCGCTCTTTTACAGCGAAGAGACCGTATTAACATTAAAACTGCATTCAACTGGGTTAAGTTTTATTGCATTTTTTTTCGATCTTATGAGGCCTTATGTTTAAGAGATTGGGTTTTTTAAATCGAATTGAATCACAAAACATTAATAGTATTTCTCTGCTTATCGGCTTTAGTTTGTATAAATTCTCCATTTAAAAAATGCATTTACATTAAATAATTAATCAGAGCTGATGGGTATTGAGAGCATATTTGTTCTGGGAGTTATCTTTTTCTGCCTCCTGCTTTTGGTTTTTACAAAAATATCTCCGGATGTTGTTTTTATTGGTGGCCTTACCCTAATCATTGTCTCTGGCATTATCCCGGTTAACGAGGCTCTTGTCGGGTTTTCGAACGAGGGGATGCTTACCGTTGCTGCATTGTATATTGTGGCGGCAGGGCTCAGAGAGACCGGTGCCATTCAGTTTGTGATCCAAAACCTGCTGGGATCTCCAAAGGAGATGTGGAAAACACAGGCGCGGATAATTGCTCCTGTTATGGGAATGAGTGCTTTTCTGAATAACACCCCCATTGTTGCCTCTTTTATACCGGCGCTCCAGGAATGGGCCCGCACCTATCGCGTGAAAGTATCCAAGCTGATGATTCCGCTCAGTTATGCTGCTATCCTTGGAGGAACCTGCACACTGATCGGAACGAGTACAAACCTGATCGTAAACGGACTGTTAATTTCGGAAAAAAACGTCTCCCTCGGTCTGTTTGAACCCGCATATGTGGGGGTGCCGATTGCGATTGCAGGTTTTATTTACCTGCTAACCATTGGAAATCGCCTGCTTCCTGAAGGCGCGTCTGTCGCCGGAAGTTTTGAAAATACCCGGGAATACACCATTGAGATGATGATTCGGCCCGAAAGTCCTCTTATTGGAAAATCAATTGAAGATGCGGGGCTTCGTCAGCTTCCGGGCCTCTTTCTTGCGGAAATTGTCAGGAAAGATACGATTCTCGCGGCTGTAGATCCGGAAGAAGTACTCCAGGAAGGAGACCGGCTTATTTTTACCGGATTGGTGAATTCTATTGTGGATCTTCAGTCAATCAAGGGACTTGAACCCGCAACGGACCAGGTGTTTAAACTGGACGCCCCGCGTCGCGACCGCCATCTCGTGGAGGCGGTTATCTCCCAAACCCATCCCTTAAATGGGAAAACGGTAAAAGAGGGGGAGTTTCGGAATCATTATGGTGCTGTGATCCTGGCAGTATCGCGGCACGGGGAACGGATTGATAAAAAAGTCGGGGACATCATCCTGAAAACCGGGGATATCTTGCTGATGGAGGCGCCAAGAAATTTTTCCGAGCGGTATAAATCATCGAACGAATATCTCCTGGTGAGCACCCTTGCCAAAAATGGGCAGCCCGATTATGAAAAAGGGTGGATTTCATGGCTAATACTTGCAGGAATGGTGTTTGTCGTGACGTTCGGGATTCTGAGTATGTTCCAGGCATCTTTTCTGGCAGCAGGGGCGATGCTTCTGACCGGTTGTACGCGGGCAGCAAATGCACGGTCGAGTATCGACTGGCAGGTTTTGATTGTGATTGCTGCGGCCCTGGGAATCGGGAATGCCATGCAGGTTACAGGCGCGGCTGAGGTAGTGGCCGGTGGGTTCCTGGGATTTGCAGGAGATCACCCCTACGTGGCTATTGCCGCAACCTATCTGATCACCTGGATGCTGACGGAGATGATCACTAATAACGCAGCAGCCGTACTGATTTTTCCAATAGCCATATCAACGGCGGCCAGCCTGGGTGTGGATTTTATGCCTTTTGTGATGACGATCATTTTTGCAGCATCTGCAAGTTTTGCAACACCGATCGGCTATCAGACGAACCTGATGGTCTACGGCCCCGGCGGATACCATTTTTCCGATTTTCTCAAAGTAGGCCTGCCGCTGAATTTTATAGCGGGTGTTATAACGGTATTTTTAGTTCCAATTGTGTGGCCGGTGTGAAATGTACCGCGGCGTCGCCGACCCGCGCAGCTTAAGTAACGCGGCATCGCCGATCCGTGTTTCAAAGGCTGGGGGGATCGTGAACGGATGACGGATAACCGGTGACGGATTCGACCTGCAAGATTGCGAACGCAGAGAGCTGCTGGCAGAGTCGAGGATAGGATGCAGGACAATGGATGGGAGTCTTGTGGCAGTTGACTGGAGACGGAGGACGGGTGACTAATGACCGAAGACGGAGGACGGAAGACCGACTTCGAAACAGGTTATAGGGCCTTTAGAATATTATATTAAAATTGATTATTGAATGGAAACTACGGTCTACGGTCTACGGTCTTCTGTCCCCGGTCTTCCGTCCGAAACAAAATCTAAATCATCAATCAAACGCAAACACATGAATATCGACATCAATATCATCAACAAAATCGCCAGGCAGGCGGGTAGTGAAATTTTAAAATTTTACGACGAAGACCGTGACATAGAGGTGAGCCGAAAATCGGATGATTCTCCTCTGACTAAAGCTGATATGGCGTCCCATCGTGCAATCGTGAGCGGCCTGGAGAAAGAGTACCCGGAGATTCCCGTACTGTCTGAGGAGTCGGAAATTCCGGACTACTCCGTGAGAAAAAACTGGAATCGGTATTTTCTGATTGATCCGCTGGATGGCACAAAGGAGTTTATCAAAAAGAATGGGGAGTTTACCGTTAATATCGCGTTGATTGATGAAAATGAGCCGGTTTTGGGAGTAGTCTATATACCGGCAGAAGAAGTTCTCTATTTTGCAGATGCAAAAGAGGGCTCGTTTAAGCAGGTTGGGGATGGACCGGTTCAAAAAATTGAACACGCCAGGTATAGTAAAGATAAACCGGCGCGAATAATGGTCAGCCGTTCGCACCGGGGAAACGATACCAAAGAGCGCCTGGCCGGGATGGGAATTGAGGTCGGTGAGGAAATTCCATCCGGCAGTTCTCTCAAAATTTGTTTCGTTGCGGAAGGTAAGGCTGATCTCTACCCACGTTTCGGACCCACCATGGAGTGGGATACGGCTGCCGCGGATGCAGTCTACCGGTACTCCGGAAAAAATGGACCGGTGAAATCACCGCTGAAGTATAATAAGGAGGATTTGCATAATCCGGAGTTTATTATTGGGTTGTGAGCTGTTGTGGAGCGGAGCTCCGGTTTGGGGGTTACTGTGCGGAGCACAGTAACCAGCACTGAGCCGACGGGGGACTGAAGACCGAGTGTGGAAATAGACCTATGCATTTGGCGAACGGATAATGGAGCGGAGCTCCGGGTTGCTTGTTACAGTGCAGAGCACTGTAACAAGAAGTGATGCTGCACCCTGCACCCTGCACCCTGCACCCTGCACCCTGAAAAAACACCAATTCGATATTTGAACATTATCACCATATTTTTTTTACAAACTTTGTCAGGTACAGAATCCGGTCCTCTGTCTTCCGTCTTCCGTCTTTACAACTCGATATTTGAACAAAAACACGGTACTTTAATAAATCTACAAACAGCACATTCAGAACCATTGATTATGAAACAGTTTAAGCATTCACATCTCAAAGAGCTGGAAGATGAAGGTATTTACATCATGAGGGAGGTGGCGGCCCAGTTTGAGCGGCCGGTTCTCTTGTTTTCGGGAGGGAAAGATTCAATCGTGATGGTGCATCTTGCACAAAAAGCATTTTATCCCGGGAAGATTCCTTTTCCGCTGATGCACGTGGATACAGGTCACAATTTTCCGGAGACGATCGAATTCCGTAATCGCCTGGTAGAGCGGCTGGACGTGGACCTGATTGTGGGAAGTGTTCAGGAATCTATTGATGAAGGAAAGGTG
Above is a genomic segment from Rhodohalobacter sp. SW132 containing:
- a CDS encoding SLC13 family permease, whose amino-acid sequence is MGIESIFVLGVIFFCLLLLVFTKISPDVVFIGGLTLIIVSGIIPVNEALVGFSNEGMLTVAALYIVAAGLRETGAIQFVIQNLLGSPKEMWKTQARIIAPVMGMSAFLNNTPIVASFIPALQEWARTYRVKVSKLMIPLSYAAILGGTCTLIGTSTNLIVNGLLISEKNVSLGLFEPAYVGVPIAIAGFIYLLTIGNRLLPEGASVAGSFENTREYTIEMMIRPESPLIGKSIEDAGLRQLPGLFLAEIVRKDTILAAVDPEEVLQEGDRLIFTGLVNSIVDLQSIKGLEPATDQVFKLDAPRRDRHLVEAVISQTHPLNGKTVKEGEFRNHYGAVILAVSRHGERIDKKVGDIILKTGDILLMEAPRNFSERYKSSNEYLLVSTLAKNGQPDYEKGWISWLILAGMVFVVTFGILSMFQASFLAAGAMLLTGCTRAANARSSIDWQVLIVIAAALGIGNAMQVTGAAEVVAGGFLGFAGDHPYVAIAATYLITWMLTEMITNNAAAVLIFPIAISTAASLGVDFMPFVMTIIFAASASFATPIGYQTNLMVYGPGGYHFSDFLKVGLPLNFIAGVITVFLVPIVWPV
- the cysQ gene encoding 3'(2'),5'-bisphosphate nucleotidase CysQ, with the protein product MNIDINIINKIARQAGSEILKFYDEDRDIEVSRKSDDSPLTKADMASHRAIVSGLEKEYPEIPVLSEESEIPDYSVRKNWNRYFLIDPLDGTKEFIKKNGEFTVNIALIDENEPVLGVVYIPAEEVLYFADAKEGSFKQVGDGPVQKIEHARYSKDKPARIMVSRSHRGNDTKERLAGMGIEVGEEIPSGSSLKICFVAEGKADLYPRFGPTMEWDTAAADAVYRYSGKNGPVKSPLKYNKEDLHNPEFIIGL
- a CDS encoding glycosyltransferase family 4 protein, translating into MINESSLNSKNDSKNSINLVINAGSIFKGGAEQVVLSFIHECKKWSENEYHILLRDNIKSQLNTSDFPSNFIFYDVEQRPGSGLVRYMKEMRRFNRLENKIRPDCVISTGGHGYWRSSAPLVVGFNIPHFIYPESPYFKRLSIFRRIFWEMKKKIHFYFYGRSDAMVVQTDDVNKRLKSRFPKIPIYTVSNTVNSCFRNPEFFPEKLPKNKEGEIRLLTLSSWYAHKNIGVIRNLIEIYKKKGINHIKFVLTLPKDIFEREFPANYRDMIYNIGPVPINECPSLYKECDFMFLPTLLECFSASYAEAMMMEKPILTSDLGFAHTVCGEAAQYFDPVDPEDIFLKIDELVHDPEKQEKLIQTGKERLNQFNTSTERASEFISICKKLASSGR
- a CDS encoding polysaccharide deacetylase family protein, producing MKSAFTVDVEDGISIAMRDAFSVESPQTDRVVHLTEKILELLSRRGVKGTFFVLGVVAEEFPELVKRIASENHELGVHGYDHLQFFRMTRDEAFQELNSAKKRIEDISGKAVYGHRAPAFSITPETKWGLDVIAETGFEYDSSIMPISGIRYGWPGFSETICKIKTPEGYDLTEVPMSVVKLPGRKIPACGGGYLRLFPEWITKKAFDLIIKERPAIVYIHPYELDTERYPEYYFDELKKSGFLRRNKMKSMWINRKSVYPKLSSLLEKYEFEPLINIVRSRKPGEVIQI
- a CDS encoding GNAT family N-acetyltransferase gives rise to the protein MTPKIRHATDEDKKMILDLLNKVFSSQQRSENLRDDRYWKWKFIDSVFGDSILTVADVNGEIVGFDHLWPWEFCYGDQIVKAVQPCDAVVDEKYRGKGLFKRMRNFGLAQAEKKGIQFAFNFPNMNSLPGNRSIGAKYLGKITWWVKILHPLNIVMGAVSDKKSKALDMPDHYTLKPDFLDELALSTRTEINSIQIHRKKRFHHWRYLEHPTRSYGMIRVKVKKKSTAIIFTVNQKGSTREMVVVDIVGDNIQKSEIVKYIVKAGRDVKADFIAVIDNHEYRLENLWMNGFIKKKLKNMVVFPLNSKYAELAGSYKNWTLMAGMHDSI
- a CDS encoding glycosyltransferase family 2 protein encodes the protein MNPKISIVTIAYNNAADIRPTLESVVNQTYDNIEYVVVDGDSSDGTVEIINEYKSGIDTFISEPDKGMYDAINKGIKASTGDIVGLIHAGDRLFDEHVIGKIANHFSENEIDASYGQSVLVGDDDQPVRVNISPEFSKSLFKIGWMPSHQSIYIRREIFDQLDYYRTDLGGSGDYEFVLRYFYFNDLRVKRLDEYIIRFSMGGRSTSNYHKILKTQMVHVNCWKLNGQSPPIYMVPLKLLRKVPQFLRAFKMKLKSA